GGAGAAGTGGAGGCAGAGGCGGGATCCGCCTTTCCGTCGCTGGGATGCGCTTCGCCGGAGGAGAGACGCCGAGCTCTTcgccggagagagagagacgcaAGCGTTGTCGCCTCCGGTCGATGTCGGGGTTCCTCGCCCTGGACGGTCGCGCCGGGTGAGCCGCCTCGCCCTCACCGAGCACGCGGTGGCCCCAGTCGTCGTCGAGGCGGCCACCGTCGCCTAGGCTCGCCTCTCGCCAACTCCACCCGAACCGCAAGCACGATTTGATAACTCCAGCGACATCGGAGCAAGCCCTGTTAGATCCAACCAAATcgaaattaaaaataaaatcgcAACCACGCCGCTGCCTGGCAAGGCGCCGCTCACCCGCCGAGTACGACAGCGTCCGCTCGCCGAGGCCACTCacacgtcgccgccggccgcagcGGTGAAGTCGCGGGAGAGGTCGaggcgctggaggaggaggccttGCGCTCGGCGAGCTCGCGCTAGGCCTCCCGCTCGAGCTTGTCGAGCTTCTCCTCGCTCAGGCCCCAGCCGTCGTCGTTGAAGCCACCGCCTCGGCTGCAACCGTCGGTGCCGCCTAGGGTCGAGCCGGCCCGCCGCGTcgcccgtcgccgccacgCATCttctctcgcgcgccgctcctcTCAGTTGCCACTGACCAATCCTTCCCGAGCTGCCGCTGGCGCCGCCTAGGCTCGCCGCAATTCGTACTGCAGCAGCTCGCCACCCTAactgcacgcacgcacgatTTGGGGATGGTTTCGgggtttgttttttttttcgtgtgGAGGTGGGTTCAAGAGAGAAACGACCGtcgtaaaacaaaaaaaaaacggttaCGTTCGGTTTAGAGAAAATAAGTTCGCGCTGAAATCCGGCTGGTTTGGACCGACCAGCGGCTCGTTGGACCGACACCAGCAGgtgtgcccgtgcgttgctacgggtcaacaaaatcacaaactatttatttttattttctgtgtaggcaactcatggcgccgtTGAGGTCGGCATGTGGGTGTGGTGGCATCGGTTGTAAAACGGAATAGGagaaatcatgaaaaaaaactggaggaaaagaaaataacgggcagtggcatattggttgtaattttaacgaaaaaactggaggaaaagaaaataacgagCAGTaacatattggttgtaattttaacgaagttaacctacggCAACGGCGACGGTACCATCActaccaactccaatttaatagatagtaataatAGGTATAGGCGCCGTATCCTGTGAATTTCTCGTTCAGGTGCACTCCTGCATCCCACGCATCACAGCCGGCCGATTTTCATCTTGCGCTTGTGTTCACttttagaattttttgcaATTAAACGCCCGCTTCCATCCCTCTGATTTTGCAAACCAGCCCTCAACATTTTCGGAGGAACCAATCCCGTCTTCTCCTGCAAAAAGCCCCATGGCTCTCTCCACGGCGCTCGCCGTTGCCGTCGTCCCCGAGCTCGCCGTTGCCGTCGTCCCGGAGCAGATCCGCCGACAACCTCGCCCCTGCACTCACCGCCACCCTGTCCAGGTCTCTGGCCGGCCCTCCGCCTATCCGCAACTTTGCTAGGGCTTgacgccaaggccgccgccgaccacaaCTTCCCTGCCACTTCAATTGCACATCCAGACCCCTCCACCTGAAGATGCCGGCCTACTACAGACTCACGCAGAGCAACGACGACCACATCACTgaattttcttgttcttgtttaaTGTATCTAGTACTAGCAGATTGACTTCCTCCCAAATGTGGTTTGTGAGCTTGTAGACTCCTGGAGATCTTCACTCTTGTAGTGTAACTACCGGCTGTGTTTTATCTCTCTGAAGTTTTTCTGTAATCTTGCTCGGTTGGATGTAACGGAGGTCGTTTTCAGTTTTTGACTGAAGATAGTATGCTACATCTGTAGCATTTTGTAGTTTTGGTCCTTGTAGCTCTTTAGCTCCGGCTGGTATGCTACTCGTGTAGCATTTGCAGGCTCTCCCTGCACTTTGTAACTCTCCTGTACTCCTCTCTTCTTGCTTAATACTCCAGGAGTATTGATTTTCAGAAACAAGTGACTGCAAGTTGTTGTGAATGGAAATTTGAGATGGAAACAGATTCTCATTGGCTTATTCTTATCGGCAATTGAGGTGTTCCTGGTCTGATGTGGCTAGTCTGATGTGTTTGTTGTAAAGTTTGCACATGATGCATGGTAGCAGCAGTTAGCAGCCCAAAGAATCAATGTATAAAATAACCTATACTATTGTTGTTCCATGGAAAGTAGTGAATCAGTGCTACTATCAGTGTGATACAAATAAGATAAGTCGGACAAGATTATGTGAACTTGCTAAAATCTGATCTTTGCACTTTATGTAAACTTGCTAAAACCTGATATAAGTGTAATACAAATAAGATAATCAATTGGGCAAAACACAAATCATCATCTATTACATAAATACAGAAATTCGGTAAACTAATATAATGGTGTTATTGACACAAATAGCAGGCTTGCAGCTATCATGATGCTCCATTAAGACGAATGTCTTGCGCATTCATGGTTTCTTCTCCATGGCCTTTTTTGCTTGGACAGTTGCGACTATCGTGAAATGCTATTTGCTTGCACGTCTTGCACAAGCGTGCGGCCTTGGCCTTGGcttctttgttcttctttttcctttcttctccattcATCTCCTTTCCTCTCTTTATTCGTTTACATCTCCCTACCGAATGAACATCATTTGGTGGGTGTATGTCGACCTAAGTTGGAATGTTGCACCCAATAAATGCCTCATATTCCTCTCGCCTAGTGTGCTTGACTGCCGTAGGAACCATTTTGCCCAGGGGCTCCTCAATGCTGAACACACTTGACATTAAAAACTCCATGGCTTCATCTGATTGCTTGGCTCTTAAAATTAGATCTTCTAACTTGTTGCGTATTGTTGaaatcttcttcctcgcagCGGCATCCAAGGAGTTAGCGGGCTTCTCTTCTAACAGGTTCCCTTGTTCATCGTAAACACTCccactagaaaaaaaatcgatgTCAGCCATATGGTTTGCAATAAATAAGAGTAATgatggttatgattttttttttgtacctTTTACATCTGTACTTCCATCTTTCCATAATATAGAAGGTTGGAAGCTCATTTTGATTTTCAGTCCTCATCACTTGGATAATATGGCGGCATGGGATTCCATGTGACTCAAATAACTTGCACGAACAATTAGCTCTCATGGTTGTTGTATCACAACGGAACTCCCTTACTTTACTGGCACCAGTTTTGAAGGTCACTATTTTTATTCCCTCATCTTGTGCAATGCCTTGAATACAACAATGATCTCTTGAAGCAATTatttgtttctgaaatttcTCAAACACCTCATATGCGAATACTTCACTACCATGTTTCTCCATTGCCCATGGTGTAACTATTTGGGGGATCCTATGGATGCTTGAATTGTCTGCAATCAACTCCACTTGACGTTGACATTCTAAAGCCGTGTCAAACCTTAGCCAGAATTCAACTAAAGTGAGCCTGCGATGAATGAAACTGTTAAAAAATGAATTCGCACTTTCCGACCTTGAAGTTGTTCGAAGAATACCCGCTAGTGATATGTCCATAAAGTAGGCTGGTATCCATGACTCTCGCAGGCTAAACCTTTTACTCAACCACTCATTGCCCTCCAACCCAAAGTTTGAAATTACTGAATTCCACTGTGACTCAAACTCGGTTGGGGTTTCTGAACCCCATACACATGCGTTCATTCTCTTCCAAAATTTCAGATTCTTCTCTAATCAACAGTCCAATCTTCTCAGGAAGTTTTTCCATTATATGCGGCATGCACAACCTGTGTGTGGTGGTTGGAAAAACTTCAGCAACAGCATTCTTGATGCTACTAGCTTCCTCGGTTATGATAAGTTTGGGTGCTACACCTCCCATTGCCCTCAAGAAGGTCTTAAACAACCAAACATATGACTCAGTCTTCTCATTTAGTAAGAATGCAACACCAAAAAGCACACTCTGTAAGTGATGATTCACTCCGGTAAATGGTGCAAAGATCATGTTATACTAATTAGTAGTATGTATAGAATCAAAGGATGCCACAGAACCGAAGTGCTTTTAGTTCTTCCTAGTTGTGGCATCTGCCCAGAACACATACATCAACTTCCCTTCTTCACTCACCACAAAATCATAGAAAAATGATGGATTAGCTTCATGCTTTCTAGCTAGCTGAGACACAAACATTTGGGCATCTGCATTTCTGATTTTATACTTGAGGTCACGATAGTAGTTCTGCAAGTCCCTCTTCGTGCATCCAACATTTGAAAATCCACCCTCGCTGACTTGGAGGAGCCTGTATGCTTGGCAGGTGCCTATACTTGCTTTGTTGCATGTGTACAATGTATTCTTTGCCCTCTCACTAACTTGACGATTTGATCTGATCAAATTACGCTTATCAGGTGACACGAGACTATGATTGTGGTGTTCAACCCATGATTCTATCTTGTAGGTGTCAGTTACACACAActtcacaaaaatatgtgCATCACAACCACATCTTGTGGCTGTGTTCTTACGTCTTTTCACTGATGGATCAATAATCTCATTACCATTTTCAGACTTGAATCCTTCCCTGTTACACATATAACGTTTACTACGAACTAACTCATTGTCCAACTTCTTTTGTTGTCCAATACGAAATCCAAAACCAGAGTGATGTGCATAAGACTTGTAGAACTCCTCCACAGCCTTTAGTCCTTCAGATGTCATTCCTACTTTAGGCTTCAATTTCTCTTCACATTCAGGTATAAAATATGAACACTGCATTATAAAGAATGTATCAATAAGCACCTTCCTGTATAAATAACTGAACTGAACACGGCCATGTTCCGTAAAAAGAATTGACTTACAACTAAAGGAACACTTGCTTTCTTTATGGGTGTAGTAAATCCCTCCTCGTTCATGAGTATTTGCATGTTAGATTCCATTGCTGCACAATAGGTAATTATAACCCTTTGAAACAAGAAGCACATATATTACAGTATTATACATGAAGAGTAGTTTTCGTACTTTTACCCAATAATGATGCTGAAGGCCTTAGGCAATATGATCTGCCTTGGAACGGGAGAAAACAGGGCAGTGCAGCACACATCAGATCGATCTTTGCCACAGCTTTATGAGACCTCTCAACGTATGTGTCAGGTGGCTGAAATTCCTTCTCCTTTCAAGTGCACAATTCAAGCGTTTTTGCAGGTCGGGGGAGCGCACGGGGGTGACGGCGGATCGCTCCGGGcgagacgacggcggcggccgtggagagagCCAACGGCCTTTTGCAGGAGAAGACGATTGATTGATTCCGCCAAAAATATTCAGGGTTGGTTTTGCAAATTAGAGGGATGGGAGCGGGCGCTTAATTGCAAAAATTTGTAAAACTAAGCACATGCGTAGGATGGCAATCGGCTGGTTCTGATGCGTGGGATGCAGGAGTGCACCTGGATGAGGGATTCATAAGatacgtatatatatatggcgcgcgcacacacacacacacatatatatatatatggcgCCGTATCTTGTGAATCTCTCGTCCAGGTGCACTCGTGCATCCCACACATCACAGTCGCCCGATTTTCATCTTGCGCCTGTGTTCACttttagaattttttgcaATTAAACGCCCACTTCCATCCCTCTAATTTTGCAAACCAGCCCTCAACATTTTCGGAGGAACCAATCCCGTCTTCTCATGCAAAAAACCCCATGGCTCTCTCCACGGCGCTCACCGTCACCGTCGTCCCCGAGCTCGCCGTTGTCGTCGTCCTGGAGCAAATCCGCCGACAACCTCGCCCCTGCGCTCACCGCCGCCCTGTCCAGGTCTCTGGCCGGCCCTCCGCCTGTCCGCAACTTTGCTAGGGCTTGACGCcaagggccgccgccggccacaaCTTCCCTGCCGCTTCACTTGCACATCCAGACCCCTCCACCTGAAGATGCCGGCCTACTACAGACTCACGTAGGCAGGAAGTACAGCCTTTTGCAGGAGAAGACGATTGATTGATTCCGCCAAAAATATTCAGGGCTGGTTTTGCAAATTAGAGGGATGGGAGCGGTGCTTAATTGCAAAAATTTGTAAAACTAAGCACACGCGTAGGATGGTAATCGGCTGGTTCTGATTGGATGCAGGAGTGCACCTCGATCATAAGATACGTGTGTGTCTCTCGACTACATCTTTCATGCCCAATTTCAGATCGACGGCAACCCTGAAAAGAACTTGACGTAGCTGGGCGGATCTCCGAGCACTCTGAGCGATCTCGGGATCGGCGGCACACTGACATCGACGAGCCCCTCAAGAACCTGCACCACCATCCCCATGCTGGGCCTGGCGCCCTCGTCATCCTGCACGCACCAGCACGCCACCTTGCAAGCCCGCTCCACTTGATCCACGTCAACTTCTCCACCAAGCCGCCCATCCACCACGCTCTtcatctcgccgccgccatggagccGGCTGACGGCCATCGACGGGAAGAAGtccacggcgccgccgtcctcccgCTGCTCCACGTTCCGCCTGCCCGACACGATCTCGAACAGCACCATGCCGTAGCTGAACACGTCGGCCTTGGCCGTGACGGCCGCGCCCGTGATCCACTCCGGGGCCAGGTACCCGACGGTTCCCCGCATCGTCGTCAGCACGCGGCTGAAGCCGCGGCCCACGAGCTTCGCCATCCCGAAGTCGGACACCTTGGCGGCGAACGCGCCGTCCAGGAGGATGTTCTCGGGCTTGACGTCGCAGTGTATGATGCGGTCCCTGCATTTCTCGTGCAGGTACTCCATCCCCCTCGCGATGTCCAGAGCTATCCGGTACCTGGTCTTCCAGCTCAGGATGCTGCCAATGCCATGGCCGTCGTTGGACCTGAAGAGGTGCTTGTCTAAAGAGCCGTTTGGCATGTGCTCGTACACGAGCAGCCTATGTGCTCTGTCCGAGCAGAACCCGAGCAGCCGTATCAGGTTCACGTGCTGGATCGTGCCGATGGTGCTCACCTCTGCTCGGAACTGCTTCTCCCCCTGACGGACGCCCTCCAGCTTCTTCACCGCGACGGGCGTGGCCGTGGCGTCCGGGAGCGAGCCTTTGAACACCGACCcgaaggcgccgccgcctagcTTCTCGGAGAAGTTGCTCGTCACGGACTGCATGTCGCGGTACGTGAACGCCATCAGGGAGCCTTCGACTCTCCTCGCCGCCCTCACCCTTGATCTGTTCCTTGATCTCAGAACCAAGGCCAAGACGAGGACACTGAAGACAGCCACAGCTGCCGCAACGACGACGAGGATAATGGTCAGTTTCTTCGCGTGCCCGGTGGTAGAGAACTCGGACGCGGCCAGGCGGATCATGATGGTTCCGCCTCCGGACCCCGTGTCCTGGACTTGGAGGTTGATGAGGCCTCCGTGCCAGAGCCAGCAGCTGCCGTTGTAAGCGTACGCGGTACAGGCACATTTGGCAAGGCACGCGGCCTCGCACTCGCCACCActcgccgcagccgccacGCCCTGCCCGTCGCTCGGCAGCTTCACGCCAGGCATCGCGTAGAACCCGTCGTTGTTCCCCTTCGGCATCGCGCCATGgacaacgccgccgccgcactgcTGCCGCAGCTCGGCGTCCCGGGCGCAACCCGCGGTGTGGTCGCCCTGCATCCACGCGCTCAGCCGCCGCTCACGGAACCCGCGGAGGCAGCTGCACGACGGCAGCGACTTCTCGGTGCAGGCGCTGAAGGCCCCGCAGAGCGCGTAGACGTCGCACTGCGCCTTGGGCTGGGACCAGAAGAGgatccagtcgccgacggacTCCACCCACGTCAGGAACTTGATCTGCCCCGTCACGTCCACCACGAACCGCGTGACCACGGCGGCGTCATCGTCCTTGACGTCGTACACGAAGTAGCTCCCCTCCTTGCCTTCCACGTAGTCGAAGGTGTACAGCGACATCGGGGACGCGTTGGAGGCCATCATCTCCGGCACGGCCGCGAACATGTGGCCGTTCCAGGTGCCCGACGTCCAGTACTCCCTGGTGCCGTTCCAGTTGAGCAGGTACTGGCTCGTGCCGTCCGGGTCCAGCTCCAGGGAGAAGACGCTTGTGGCCGGGTCGTCGAAGCTTTTCCACGCGAATAGGCGTGTGACCTCGCCGGTCCGGTTGTTCCGGCCCAGCTTGCCGCCGGGGAGCCACGTGTCGCCGAAGTGGTCGAAGCTCTGCCATAGCACGACGGATGTGTTGGACGCGTCTGCCAGGACGAGGTTGCCCGTGTCGAGGATGATGCCGACTGTGTTCGAGCCCGAGGCGATGTTGGTGAGGTTTGTAGACCAGATCGGAGCCTTGTTGGCGTCGTGTTTGTCGACGAGGACTACGTTGCCGTCGTCTGAAATGGAGAGCTGTGAGGATGCTGGGTCGGAGGTTGGGGCGTTCCGATTGGCAACCCACACCGGGGTGTGTTTCGAGATTTGGTTGTACCAAATGCCGATGTACCAGTTCTGCCTGGAGTTATCTGTTGTTGCACGTAAAAGAAAAGACAGAGCACAAGGTTAATACAGCTCGCACACGATCTCAATGAAATGGGGAGTTTGCCGCTCGAGCACACAATTCAGTTCATACAGAAACAGAGTACGCACGAAGATGGGGTTAAGGCTAATAAATCACCTTTGATGAACAAAAGACAAACGGGCCAGTTCGTTTTTTCAGAGAAAAAACTACTCGTATACGTAAAAAGATCCACgatcatgtaaaaaaaaaatccactaCAGGTAGAGGGAGAGGGCCAGCGGAGAGGCACCTGGCTGGAAGAAACCGAGTGCGAACTTGCCGCGCTTGGACACCAGCGTCTGCCGGCCGGACAACGGGCGGCCGACGGCGACAGTATCGGCGGCGCGCGACGGGGCTCCTCGCAGAAGCATGAAGCCAAGGAGCCaaagcgcggcggcggagcaccgTCCACGTCGCCTCGCCATTGTTCCGAGGGTGCGCGAGACGTCGAGAGAGTGGAAAGGAACACCTTTGCCTGAATGGCTGGAGCAGATAAAGCAGCAGGGTGGTGGCCTCCAAGAAAACAACAGCACCTCAGATCATCTTCTGCTTATGGTCATCTCCGGTCGCTAGTGCCTTTGGCGGTCTTGGTCGAATCGATCGCGCGATCGGTCGGTCGTGCACGGGGCAGGGGAAAGGAGAAGGCGAAGTTTTGCGTGCGGTCACACCGTGGCTTATAAATGCGCCAATAAAGGCGTAGTACCAGGCGAGGTAACTAGCGGCTGCTTTCGTTCGTCTCATCGGTCGTCCCGCCGGGGCCTGTTTGCCGTTGCGCACTTGGTGCTACAGGCCCACAGCAGGTGCTTTGCCAATTGTATCGTTACAACCGTAAAACGTTCTGCACTTCTACGTGCATACGCAGTGTGATCGGGCCTGGCCGTGGGGTGTTCGCACGCATATAATATGACTGGACCGGGGCACTGACAGGAGCAAGCTCAATTAAGTTAGTATGTAGCAGCTGGGGCACACGACTAGTACCACCACTACTCGATGCAAGTGGGGCGTGCTGTGAAGCAACAAGTGTTAATATCCGGCAGGATGCCGCAGGCACTAACATGGGAACGGCGATGCGGCGCCAAATTAACCACGAATTCCACGGGGGTTGGTGTCACATTGATCGCCCCGCCACGATAGGTTTGTGCAGGTGCCGTGCGCAGTCGGGCCGGGCAATAACGCAGGGGAAGTGGACGCACGTACGTGTTCCGGTTGGTGTCACGTGAAGGCATCGATGGCCCAGCACGTACGACGCGCGCGCCCTGGAACAACATAATTTTTCCTGCTATGTTACGCGCGCTGGTAATATTTCTCAGCTTAGTACATTCACATATCATTTCAGATTGGTTTGGAAAGCTGAGAAATATTACTCCGTAGTTGAATCTTGAATGGATTCATATTCCTGCAGTGGTGAAGCCAAATTGCGCATCGCTGGTGAAAAATTCAAGCGTATGATACGGACCGAGGTAAACTGAGCGACCTTATCTCAAATCCTGAACCTGATCTAGGGAGACAAAGGACTGCCGTTGGCACTAATGTTCAGTAAGCTACTAGATAATAAGTTGTCAAATCGTCTGGGTGGTGTAGTTGGTTATCACGTTAGTCTCACACACTAAAGGTCCCCAGTTCGAACCTGGGCTCAGACACTTATGTTTTTTGCATACTTCGGATATTTATTTCCATTTTGAACACGTTACTAGCTTGTACCTAACCAACCTAAGCTTTGTAATCTTGTGAACGAACTAACGATCAGAATCTGTATTCAGATTTAAATAAGAAATTCTTCGAAGGTGATCGATGTTAACTTCGTTTGAATTTCATATATTGTCTTTTCACCATCGTCACCAACTCCTTTGAatagtgattttttttctccggCAAAAGAGAAATGGTGTGTTGCACAACACCATCACCGTCACCTAAAGCTCTTACTTGGCTCTTGACGTCGGATGGAAAAcaataaggaataaaatgcCATGAACGAACGGTAATCTTCGGAATCATAAGGGCATGGAATTataaaaagagtaaaatgcatggTGGATCCTAAAATTATTCGGGGTATGTCAAGTGAGTCATAATTCTATCaaaatgcatatttgaatCATAATTCTTTGTAAGATGTTCACACGTCGTTCTAATCGAGCTCGAGCCGCTGCTGAGCGGTCAGGTGGCAAGTTGACTGCCATGCTGGCTAACTGCCGAGTTCCTGGAAATGCAAATAGGCCCAACCTTTCCATTTTGCAATTTCAAGCGGGGTGAGGGAGAATCGGGGAAAGGACATCGGGATGAGTAAAATGGAAAAGTTAGGCCTATTTGCAATTTCTAGCGACTCGTTAGTTAGCCAGCGGGCATTCAACTTACCACCTAGCAGGTCAGCAGCGGCTCGGGCTCGACTAGGACCACGCGTGAACAACTTACAAAGAATtaagattcaaatatgcacTTTGATAGAATTAGGAGTCACTTGACAGACCCCAAATAGTTTTAAGACTTatggtgcattttactcttataaaaacTCAAATAGAGTGTGGTAAAATTAGAATTGTTCAAAGCACACCGATTTTTTCTATATAAACTAGTATGAAAAACTGCTTGAAAGTTTCCTAGTGGCTTAACACGAGGAAACATGCTTTCATGAACAAGACAAATACAAAGTTGTACATGTGGAAGCTTTTTTTTCTAGCAACAGTCTTCATGTAATTTCTTTCTTACATGATACATCCGAACACGACACATAGCAAAACTGAACTAACAACGGGAGGCCTTGTTCTCCCTTGTCCTGCTACCACTTCAGCCCGTGCCTCTGCCGCCAACACATTCAGTAGTAGGTGCTCCCGCTTTGGCGCAAGATCGACTCGCACAAAGAGCTATAACAAAAATTGTAACCAAAATATCAAGACAGTGCCAATTGATCAAACAAATGTAATTTCTTCAAGAAACTACATGCCTATTGAAATTATAGCAAGGATCATCTCAAGCGGTGATAGAATGAAAGACAAGGACAAAGGTGACTGCAAACTTAACCCAGCCGTCGGTTCACAAACCTCAACCGGCTGTATAAACCCCTAGCCATCACATGCACCGTCGCGCATGTCACCGTCGCCACAACAATAGCCAACTATGTCTTCCATTGTGAGTGCCTTGGTGGCTTGGCCATCGATGTGGCCTCATCGAAGCAAGCAGAGTGGGAAGAAGACAACCACCACGCTTGGCGCCCTCGAGGATGAAGATAGGCGAGAACGCAAGGCTGGAGAAGAGGATAGAGAGAGCTAGTGATGAAAGGGGAGCGGTGAGATGGTgtggtgggggtgggggtggggggatTTTTGATATGGAGGATTCCGAGATTAAGGATGGATGGAAGCCATAGTTGGAGAGTCGGAAAGTTGAAACTATAGTTTAACTAAAATTTGTGAATTGTCCAATTAAATAGTTACCAATAGATTATTTTAACCATAAGGTTTCACAATTAATTTAGTTGAATGTGTGAGAAACCCATTATAATTGGAAGTACTACTACAATATGTCTTCGAAACCCACTTAATTCCATGCTTTATTTTCAAAGAGTTGCAAGGCCTATCTTTCACCTTACCACAGCCATGACTCTTCATACAATGTCTATGAAATACTCTAGGTATCGTCTCAGTTCTATGATGTTATTAAAACAAAGTTCTAATACACATTTTCAAAAACTAAACCTTAAGAAAAGTTTTGATGTGGTGGCACTATCATTGGAGAGATTAGTCTACATATTGACAAAACTTATATTATTTGGCAGTATTGACACAACAGATATGGAGTAGATTTAATCACGTGAGTTGAGCAACCTTTTGCAGGGAAATACCAATACGAAGTGGGCGAAGGCGTGAAGGAGTGGACCAGCACAACAattcaaatttcaagttcttcttcttccccttctcgAATTCTTCCCCTTTGTCCATTCCTTCCCACTCACACCTCCTTCCCGCTCAGAGCCACCCAGTCCGaacggccggaaccctaaccctCGGCCCCATGAAGATCTCCGAGCTCTCCCCCGAATaccggcagccgccgccgcacgctgGCTTCCTCACCGACCTCAGCAAGGTCGTCGCCGACGTCGAGTCGTTCGACACCTCTGACTCTTCGGCGGAGAAGCTCGCCGCTGATTTCCGCCGCGTCCTCACCAACCTCGGCTCCGTCTCCTCGTCGCTCACCTATGCCTGCAGGATCCAGATATGGAAG
The Brachypodium distachyon strain Bd21 chromosome 2, Brachypodium_distachyon_v3.0, whole genome shotgun sequence genome window above contains:
- the LOC112270768 gene encoding protein FAR1-RELATED SEQUENCE 5-like, which codes for MCAALPCFLPFQGRSYCLRPSASLLAMESNMQILMNEEGFTTPIKKASVPLVCSYFIPECEEKLKPKVGMTSEGLKAVEEFYKSYAHHSGFGFRIGQQKKLDNELVRSKRYMCNREGFKSENGNEIIDPSVKRRKNTATRCGCDAHIFVKLCVTDTYKIESWVEHHNHSLVSPDKRNLIRSNRQVSERAKNTLYTCNKASIGTCQAYRLLQVSEGGFSNVGCTKRDLQNYYRDLKYKIRNADAQMFVSQLARKHEANPSFFYDFVVSEEGKLMYVFWADATTRKN
- the LOC100828381 gene encoding G-type lectin S-receptor-like serine/threonine-protein kinase At2g19130, yielding MARRRGRCSAAALWLLGFMLLRGAPSRAADTVAVGRPLSGRQTLVSKRGKFALGFFQPDNSRQNWYIGIWYNQISKHTPVWVANRNAPTSDPASSQLSISDDGNVVLVDKHDANKAPIWSTNLTNIASGSNTVGIILDTGNLVLADASNTSVVLWQSFDHFGDTWLPGGKLGRNNRTGEVTRLFAWKSFDDPATSVFSLELDPDGTSQYLLNWNGTREYWTSGTWNGHMFAAVPEMMASNASPMSLYTFDYVEGKEGSYFVYDVKDDDAAVVTRFVVDVTGQIKFLTWVESVGDWILFWSQPKAQCDVYALCGAFSACTEKSLPSCSCLRGFRERRLSAWMQGDHTAGCARDAELRQQCGGGVVHGAMPKGNNDGFYAMPGVKLPSDGQGVAAAASGGECEAACLAKCACTAYAYNGSCWLWHGGLINLQVQDTGSGGGTIMIRLAASEFSTTGHAKKLTIILVVVAAAVAVFSVLVLALVLRSRNRSRVRAARRVEGSLMAFTYRDMQSVTSNFSEKLGGGAFGSVFKGSLPDATATPVAVKKLEGVRQGEKQFRAEVSTIGTIQHVNLIRLLGFCSDRAHRLLVYEHMPNGSLDKHLFRSNDGHGIGSILSWKTRYRIALDIARGMEYLHEKCRDRIIHCDVKPENILLDGAFAAKVSDFGMAKLVGRGFSRVLTTMRGTVGYLAPEWITGAAVTAKADVFSYGMVLFEIVSGRRNVEQREDGGAVDFFPSMAVSRLHGGGEMKSVVDGRLGGEVDVDQVERACKVACWCVQDDEGARPSMGMVVQVLEGLVDVSVPPIPRSLRVLGDPPSYVKFFSGLPSI